From the genome of Sphingobacterium kitahiroshimense, one region includes:
- a CDS encoding zinc-binding alcohol dehydrogenase family protein yields MKAIVLYQTGAAENLKQVDQPLPGVNPGHVLIKVKAFGLNRSELMTRKGLSPDVLLPRVLGIECVGEVEHDPSGQLRRGQQVAAFMGGMGRDFDGSYATYAVLPLSIITPFESKLPWELLGALPEMFQTAYGSLHAALKIQSGETLLIRGGTSSVGLLAAQLAKAYGLHVVSTTRSSDKEKFLLDHGADLVLIDDGNLAMKVKGLPEIDKELELVGAGTLKDSLQCVKLGGTVCMTGMLSEEWSIPDFAPMEFIPATVNLTIYDSGQFRVDGQHFQTFVDDIEKGLIAPVIKRVFQFEEIVDAHVFMESNAGGGKIVVLV; encoded by the coding sequence ATGAAGGCAATTGTTTTATATCAGACCGGTGCTGCCGAAAATTTAAAACAGGTGGATCAACCCTTACCTGGGGTAAATCCTGGTCATGTTTTAATAAAGGTGAAGGCTTTTGGATTGAACCGCTCTGAATTGATGACGCGGAAAGGACTCTCTCCCGATGTTTTATTACCACGTGTGTTAGGAATTGAATGTGTAGGAGAGGTTGAACATGATCCTTCCGGCCAATTAAGGAGGGGGCAACAGGTGGCGGCATTTATGGGGGGTATGGGACGTGATTTTGATGGCAGCTATGCTACATATGCAGTTTTGCCGTTGTCCATTATTACTCCATTTGAAAGTAAGCTTCCATGGGAATTACTTGGGGCACTTCCAGAAATGTTTCAGACCGCTTATGGTTCTTTACACGCTGCGCTTAAAATACAAAGCGGAGAAACGCTTTTAATCCGTGGGGGAACCTCCTCTGTAGGGCTTCTTGCTGCTCAGCTTGCCAAGGCATATGGACTGCATGTGGTATCTACCACACGAAGCTCTGATAAAGAGAAATTTCTTTTGGATCATGGTGCCGACCTGGTCCTGATCGATGACGGGAACTTAGCCATGAAAGTTAAAGGTCTACCTGAAATTGACAAGGAGCTGGAACTCGTTGGTGCTGGGACTTTAAAAGATTCTTTACAATGCGTTAAACTAGGAGGAACCGTGTGTATGACAGGGATGCTTTCTGAAGAATGGTCTATACCCGATTTTGCTCCAATGGAATTTATTCCAGCAACGGTAAACTTAACTATTTATGACAGTGGGCAGTTTCGCGTAGACGGTCAACATTTTCAGACGTTTGTTGATGATATTGAAAAGGGTTTGATTGCTCCTGTTATTAAACGAGTTTTTCAATTTGAAGAAATTGTGGATGCGCATGTTTTTATGGAAAGTAACGCAGGTGGCGGTAAAATAGTTGTACTGGTCTAA